A genomic segment from Malus domestica chromosome 05, GDT2T_hap1 encodes:
- the LOC103435892 gene encoding transcription factor bHLH62-like: MENDFFLNAGIPPPLHFEQASSMPAWRSSFSTAIDIQSSTADRNCSLEQSPDCFYNPNWVNKSTNQNIHFESALSPMVSSPAASNSNISNESFMIRELIGKLGNIRGTGEISPHSESLLGIQNSYMGRNGNASANTSSYSTPLNSPPKLRLPVADHHLKKENLPSLGNSMALKSSVAEFSADPGFAERAAKFSCFGSRSFNGRTPQLGMNNNNSTEQPPFRSHPAAKNGGKLPRVSSSPSLKALGSQTSMQEKMSALLQDRSEFPISREESTISEQNPNGETNSMDLNSRKRKSVSKGKAKDPPPPISPSPTSTKGTEADENSNAKRCKPSENNGNDQNGSVKAEEDAKGSTSSDEKQTKTGPKPPEPPKDYIHVRARRGQATDSHSLAERVRREKISERMKLLQDLVPNCNKVTGKALMLDEIINYVQSLQRQVEFLSMKLSSVNTRLDFNMETLMSKEIFQQNGGLPQHPIFPSDSSAQAIYGHQRQQNPVLSNGAVDPLDNTSLYQSLGMQLPPLSGFSSERIPQFAAFGEDDLQTIVQMGFGQNPTRESELHGSNQVSHMKIEL, encoded by the exons ATGGAGAATGATTTTTTCCTAAATGCCGGAATCCCACCTCCGCTTCACTTTGAACAAGCATCCTCAATGCCGGCATGGCGGTCTTCTTTCTCGACGGCCATAGACATCCAGTCCTCTACCGCGGACCGGAATTGCTCTTTGGAGCAGTCCCCAGACTGCTTCTACAATCCCAACTGGGTCAACAAGTCAACCAACCAGAACATCCACTTCGAATCAGCCCTGAGTCCAATGGTCTCATCTCCGGCGGCGTCCAATTCCAATATCTCGAACGAGAGCTTCATGATCAGAGAACTGATTGGAAAGCTCGGAAACATCAGAGGCACCGGCGAAATCTCGCCGCATTCCGAGTCGTTGCTGGGAATTCAAAATTCTTACATGGGTAGAAATGGAAATGCAAGTGCCAACACTTCAAGCTACAGCACTCCGTTGAACTCGCCGCCCAAACTAAGGCTCCCCGTTGCGGATCACcatttgaagaaagaaaaccTACCTAGTTTGGGAAACTCCATGGCCTTGAAATCCAGCGTGGCCGAGTTCTCAGCCGACCCTGGATTCGCCGAGAGGGCAGCAAAGTTTTCGTGTTTCGGGAGCAGGAGCTTCAATGGTAGAACGCCACAGCTAGGAATGAACAATAACAACAGTACTGAACAACCGCCGTTTCGATCCCATCCCGCCGCGAAAAATGGCGGCAAGCTTCCTCGTGTTTCGAGCAGTCCGTCGCTGAAGGCACTCGGATCTCAAACGAGTATGCAGGAAAAGATGAGTGCTCTGCTGCAGGATAGGAGTGAGTTCCCCATTTCCCGAGAGGAATCGACGATTTCTGAGCAGAATCCAAATGGGGAGACCAATTCCATGGATTTGAATTCTAGGAAAAGAAAATCAGTTTCCAAGGGAAAAGCAAAGGATCCTCCTCCTCCAATATCCCCATCTCCAACTTCCACAAAG GGGACTGAAGCTGATGAAAATTCGAATGCAAAGAGATGCAAGCCAAGTGAAAACAATGGGAATGACCAAAATGGCTCTGTGAAAGCAGAGGAGGATGCAAAGGGAAGCACTAGTTCTGATGAGAAGCAAACCAAGACTGGTCCAAAGCCACCTGAGCCTCCCAAGGATTATATTCATGTAAGAGCAAGAAGGGGTCAAGCAACTGATAGCCATAGCCTTGCTGAAAGG GTAAGAAGAGAAAAAATTAGTGAAAGAATGAAGCTTCTTCAAGATCTTGTGCCGAATTGCAACAAG GTGACTGGAAAAGCACTTATGCTTGATGAGATTATTAATTATGTGCAGTCATTACAACGCCAAGTCGAG tTTCTCTCCATGAAGTTGTCTTCTGTGAACACCAGGCTGGATTTCAACATGGAAACCCTAATGTCAAAAGAG ATATTTCAGCAAAACGGTGGTTTGCCACAGCATCCAATATTCCCATCAGATTCCTCGGCACAAGCCATTTATGGACACCAACGCCAGCAAAATCCAGTACTTTCTAATGGGGCTGTGGACCCCTTGGATAATACCTCACTATACCAAAGCCTTGGGATGCAATTACCTCCTCTCAGTGGTTTTAGTAGTGAACGCATTCCTCAG TTTGCAGCATTTGGTGAAGATGATCTACAAACCATTGTTCAGATGGGTTTTGGCCAAAATCCAACCAGGGAATCAGAATTGCATG GTTCAAATCAAGTATCCCACATGAAAATTGAGCTCTGA